The Desulfatibacillum aliphaticivorans DSM 15576 genome segment CGACTCCAAGTCCTTTTTCATCTGCTCGAACTCGTCTTGGGTGATTTGGCCGGAGGCGTAGCGCCTTTTGAGGATGTCCAGGGGAGTCTCTTTGAGCACGGAGCCCTTGATGATTTCAAACTGCTCCTTGCCCTTGGGGGTGAAAATAAAATAAGCCGCGGCACCCAGTACAACCAGAAATAAAAACACGCCCATGGTTTTCTCCTTTTTTAAGAAGCGTTAATCTTTGCTTCCAAAAGATGGGCATTTATTCCCGATGCGCAACCTAAACTTCCGGTTTTCGCCCCTCGCCTATTTGCTTTTGATCTCTTTTTGCAGGTCTTTATACCACTTGGCTTCGCCCCACACTTTTTCCGCGCAGTCCGGGCACATACCGTGGCTGAACTCCAGGTTGGAGCGCTCTTCCAGGTACGACTCGATTTGCTTCCAATAGCCTTCGTCGTCCCGAACCTTTTTGCAATAGGCGCAAATAGGGATGAACCCCCGCAAAACATTGATTTCATCCAATGAGGCCCGCAGTTTCTTGATCAATTCCTCGTTTCGTTCATTGGACTTCGCCAGTTCCCTGTAGGAGACGTATTCCAGCCTGCGCGTCCGGTTGTTGGAGCGAAGAATAATGACCCCTAAAAAATTGATGGGGATCAAAAACAGGATGGAGCCGATAAAGCCGGAAAAATCCATATCCAGAAAAAAAAGGCTGGTAAAAAGCGATCCCACGCCCAAAAAGGCGCATGCAGCAATGGTGTAATAAAACTTGTTATTGAGAAACTGGTAGAAAATCAGCGTAAGAAGGATTGTATTCACCCCCAGATAGGCGAAAATCATCTCCCGCGTGATGGACAGGACGAATACCCCCAAAGATATGAGGATCTGGGTGATCAACAGCATCTTGGAGTAATAGGCGATGAACTCGCGGGCCTTTTGGATGTACACCAAGGTCGTGCCCAGGGCGGAAGCCACGCCTATTCGCAACAAGAGAAGGATGTATATGGACTCTGTATTTTTGGCTTCCAGAACGTCTCTTACAAAAAACGCAATGGACAAAAACAGCAGCACCGCCAGTGCGTTGCGGGCGATAACCTTGTTTTCCTTCCAATTGTAGCGAAGAAAAGCCTCTTCCTCTTCCTGGGAGAGAAACTCCGCGGTGACCCTGGACAATAATGTGTTTTCTGCAGCGTTTTTCACGTGATTCCTGATCTATCCCGGCGAGCGCGGGGGCGGTTATCGCCTTGGCCGCATTAACCGCAAAAAAATCAATGCAAATCAGGTCCGGTCCTTCTCGGACCTTGAGACTGCATGGCTGATCTCAAAATGACAAACTGTGCGTCCCCCCAAGCGGCCGGCAACCCCTTTCCCTAACCTGATAATGATAGTCCACAGGGTTTTGACAGGTCAAGAGGCAAGGTTTTTTGACGCTGTTTTAAAACGGCGGGCAGGCATGGCGACTGCAAGCCTGGAGGGGGGTATAGCATTCTTAAGTGATAGAAAGTATGCAACAAACAGTTGGCATCTTTTAGGTGCCCGGATTATCATACATAACCTTGAAAGCAATACGAACAGCCCGCTCTGCCTCTGGCTCCAATGATTCGAAGTTCTCCTCTATTTTATGAAGTTCACCATCATCAATAAGTGATTGATCTTCACGCACATGAACCATTTGATTCCGTCGTTTCCTTAACCACTGCAAATCTTCATCTTCACCAAAAAGTTGAAATGAGTTGGACTTATAATCTCCTAACTCAGCGTCCCGTAACCATGCATCAGCAACGGCATGTGCAATAATTATCACTGCTACCCATGCCCCAGCACAAAAAGCCAGATCCATATCCCTGGAAAGATAAACCCCCTGAGGGCTTAAAAGATATGATGCAAGAGGATGTTGATAAGATTCCTCCACCTCCTGCAGCCACTTTTCGCGAGCTTTCCATGTCTGAATATCTGGTATTTCTGCGTATGCCATTTTACAGAATGCCCATTTATGTATTAACAATATTTATCAACTTGCTTTTATACTTGTCTATCCCTCGACGCTATCGTTCTCCACCACATTTTTTTTGAA includes the following:
- a CDS encoding SHOCT domain-containing protein, which translates into the protein MGVFLFLVVLGAAAYFIFTPKGKEQFEIIKGSVLKETPLDILKRRYASGQITQDEFEQMKKDLES